In Indioceanicola profundi, the genomic stretch GTGGCCGGGCTGGGCGGCAACTCGGGCAGGCCCAGCAGCCGGGCCAGGCTCACCACCGGAAGCGCCAGATCGGGCAGCATGAGGAAACCCGCGAGGAGCGGTGGCCGGTTGGGCGGCTCGGCCAGCGCCGCCATGGGCAGCAGCGACTGAACGGCAGCGCGGGGCAGGGCGAAGCTGCGCCCGGACAGGGCGAAAACCAGAAGTTCGTCGCCGGTCTTGCCGGACACCTCCGTAGCGGCGGCGCGGCCGCCTATGGTCGCGGTTCCGGTCACGGGCTCAGCCGCCCGGCTGGGCCGGCTTGCCGGTGATGACCAGATGGCGCAGTTCGGTAAGGAGTTCCTGCTCGCCGAACGGCTTCTGCAGGCGCCGGCAATCCCGCAACCGCTCCGGCAGCATGCCGGATTCATATCCGGTCGTCAGCATCACAGGCACATTGCGCGCCACCAGCTTGTCGGCCACAGGATAAACGGCCTCTCCCGCCAGATTGACGTCCAGTATGGCACCATCCAACGGCTGATCATCGGCCAGCCGGATTGCCTCTTCCACGTTCTTCGCGGGCCCGATCACATCGCATCCGGCAGACGAAAGGATATCCGCAACAAAAATTGCGTTTATGAACTCGTCCTCGACCAGAAGGATTTTAAGGCCGGCAAGTGATTCGGGCATACTGCTCAGCTCTTCCATTAGAAATAAAATAAAACAGGCTGACGATGCCTTCGAGCATGTCAACCTGCCAAGAGACTTGATCTCACAGAACAAGAAAAAGGATACAACGGCCGCATCCGGGCTGTCGAACCAGACGGTCGGCCTATTACCGAACTTAGGCCTATCGGCCTAGTCCGACTGTGTGGTCTCAGTGCGCGCTAGCGGGTCCGGCGCGCGCCACGGCTGGGCTTTACCCAAAGGCGCAGGTCGGAAAAGCGCGGCACGCGTCGCTCAATGAAGCCGTTAGCGCGCGCATAATCGATGAAGGGCTGCTCCAGCAGTTTTTCCTCTTTGCCCACCAGGATGGCAGCAGGCGGACGGTCGCGCAGCAGTTCGTCCAGAGTCTCGGGCGTAACGCCGTTCAGCCTGTCGATCTCCGCCGGCTTCAGCCGGTCGCCCGTACGATAGAAGAAGGGGCCGGCCGACAGTTCGGGATAGATATCCAGCCCAGCCTCCAAGGCGAAGATCGGGGTCAGGGTCAGGACCGGCCCATCCGTGCCGGCGGCCGCCAGCTCGCCCCGAATGCTGGCGCTGGCCTCCGCGACGCGATTGACCATCCATTTGTGCGGCATCACCAGCTTGGGGGCGGTCTGCATGAGCAGCGCCGTTCCCGGCAGGCAGCCGACGATGACCACCCCTGCGAAGATGGCTCCACGGGCGCCGAACATCGGGGCCAGCGCATGGAACAGGAACGGTGCCGACAGGGCCAGCATGGCCGCGAAGGGGTGGAAGTACTGGATATAGGGCGGGCGAGGCAGCAGCCCGGCGATCAGGGCCAGCACTACCAGAAGCAGGGTCAGGGACGCCCGGTTGCGGGCCAACCGCTCGCGGATAGCAGGACCGATATGGGTTGCGCGGGTGGCCACCATGGTGATCGCGATCAGGATCACCACGGCCATGACGGCATCAGAGAAGACCCGGCGGTTCAGGAACTCGGCAAGATGCTCCGCCCCGAAATAGCTCTCCCGCCCGATCATCCGGTGCCACGCCAAGGGCGTGTCCAGGTGGTAGGTGAAATTGCCTTCGATGAACCCGTGCCAGGCACCGATAGCGTAGCTGAGGATCAGCAGCAGCCCAAGGAAGCCGCCGGCGGTGAGCGGCAGTGCGCTGTCCAGGATGCGGCTGCGGATTGTCCGGCCGGAATCCATCAGCAGCACGTAAATCATGATTCCCAGTGGCGCGAACCCCCAGGACAGTTTCAGCCCGACGGACAGCGCCAACAACAAACCGGCCAAGCCCAGCAGCCTTCTGCGCCCGACATCCGCGTCGAGCCCGCGCAGCGTCAGCAGGATGCCGGCCAGTCCCGCCGCACAGGGCGCCATGTCGTTGCGGCTGCTGTCGACCGCGGCCAGAACGGCCGTGGAGGTAATGAACAGCAAGGTGGTTCCCAGCCCGACCATATGGTTGTGGGTCAGGCGCACGGCCTGCTGCCACAGCATTGCGCAACAGCCCAGGGTCAACAGCCAGGTAAGCAGGCGGGCGGCCAGGAAATAGCCGCCATCTCCCCCGCCCGTCAGCTGGAAGGCGGCGGCAAGCAGCTCCGGATAGAGCGGAGTCTGGAGATAGATGAAGTCGCGGTAGACCTCTCCTTGCATCGCCAGCACGCCGGCCGCGATGAACTGCTCCTCATCGTGGTTGTAGCCACGGCCGATGGCAAAGACGAGGAGCACCAGGGCAAGAATGGCCCCCGCGATCACCGGGAGGGTGGCAGCCCGGCCGGCGCGGTCGCGCGATACTGTCAGCCCGGCTGAATCCAGGGACGTGATGGCGCCGGTTCCGGTGGGCGTGGCCGCAATGGCCTTGGCACTGACGGGTTCGCTGCCCGGGGGCGGGACCTGGGCCTGGATGGAATCCGCCTCGCGCTTCGCCATTCGGTCTACCGTCTTTACCGGAACAGCTTCCTCCTTACAGGTGCGCCACGGTCCAGGCAATCGGAATGCCCGGTCGCAGTGGAAGGGTCACGAGAGTGTCACGGAGGAAATGGCAGCGGAGGGCGGGAGTACGCAGGCCGGATTCCTGCGGGGCGGCTTGATTGTGCAACGAAAAGGGCGGCGCATCTTGCGATGGCCGCCCCGTTCCGATGCGTAGCGCCCGGATCAGCCGTTGACGGCGTCCTTCAGGCCCTTGCCGGCGGTGAACTTCGGCTGCTTGGAGGCGGCGATCTCGATGGTCTCGCCGGTGCGCGGGTTCTTGCCCTGGCGCGCGGCGCGCTCAGCGACGGCGAAGGTCCCGAAGCCCAGCAGGCGCACATCGTCACCCTTCTTCAGGGCGGCGGCGATACCGTCGAACACGGCGTCGACAGCCTTGGTGGCATCGGACTTGGACAGGCCGGTGGTGTCGGCGACGGCGGCGACGAGATCGTTCTTGTTCATGCTTTGGCTCCCTTGAGCGCGTTGAGGTGGCTCTTTCAATGAACGAAGTTGGGCCGTTCCACCAAGCCCAAACCCGCTGTTTCCAAGCGAATTAACGCCAAACGCGGCAGCGGGGCAACACCGAACACGTGCCGCAGCCTGTCTGGGCCTCCCGCGGAACCGGTTACGGGAGGCGGTCGGGGTCAATGTAGGAGCATTCTGTCGAAGATCGTGGAATGGCTCCAGTCAGGCACGCCGATGATCACAGGCTGCAGCGCCACTGTATTGGAGATGTCCAGGACTGGCGCGAAAAGGTCCGAGGCGGGAAGGATATCATCGCGCATGCCCGTAACAACCTCATCCAGCATGGGAAACGCGGAGACTGACCGGTGCTGTCCAGTGCTGCTCTGTGGCTGGTCTGTGACGCCGGGCAGGGGGGCAGCGTCTGCATAACGCTCGACTTGGCCGGCCTTGCTTGTGCGCGGCGTGCTCTCCGCGACGGCTTCCTCATAGCTCTTCCAGAGCGAACCGCCTTCCCGAATCCTGTACTCCAGCACGTCCGACTTCGGGTGTGCCAGCAGCGGACCCGGCATCGACGGCTTTGTCGGCGCGGGACCGGACAGGACGGGGGCATTCGTCGGGACCGCTACAGGGTTGGTGAAGATGAAGACGTCCGGGGTCAGGGCATTCAGGCTGAGATTCTTCAGCAGCAGGGCCTGATCCTCATCCAGGCGTAGAAGCACGTCCGAACCCATCTGGCGAGCCCAGACCAGCACGTCATCCGCGTGACAGAAATGGAACCCGTCCAACCGGATTTTGTCCGTATTATTAACGGTGTTGCTGAAATCCAGGATGACGTCGTTGCCGCGCCCATTCCTGATCACAAAGATGTCTGTTCCGCGCCCGCCTTGCAGCGTGTCGTCGCCCCGGCCCCCATCCAACTCGTTATAGGAAGACCTGGAACCGCCGAGGAAATTATTCTTGTCATTCCCGGTCAGGAAGCGGCTGCCATCGCCGGACATGACTGCATTGGTTTCCTCCGGCTTCATGGTGTAGCGCCAAGCGTATGAGGTGACCGGGCTTGTCCTGGTCAGTACCGTGAAATCCTCGATGCCGATGGTCGCCCAGCCCGTAGGAATGCCGACGAGCTGGTGATCCGGCGTCTTTTGATAGGCCCGGATGTAATCAATCTTCATGTCCGCCGGAAATGGCGTGCTGCCGTCCGGATTGCCCGGCCAGTAGCCGCCGACGGCCAGATTGGCGACCAGATAGGCGGGCTGGTTGGTGATCTTGTTTGCCGTCTCACCGACCTTGATGCCGTCGTAATACCAGACGACTTTATTTTCCTGCCAGTCGATGCCGTAGGTGTGGAACCCGCCGGAGCTATCGAACATTCCCTTCACGGCGACCGCATAGACCTTCTTATGGCTGCCGGATTCGTCCTTGTAGTGGGAAGTGCCGTAAAGCTTGTCCGGCTCCTTCCCCAGAACCTCAACCACGTCCAGTTCCGGAGGCCATTGGCCATCCAGTGTCAGCATCCAGAAGGCTGGCCAGAGGCCCTTGCCAGCCGGCATCTGGGCCCGGATCTCGAAATAGCCGTACTGCATCGAGAAGCCGCGCTCGGACGAGATCATGCCGGACGTGTAATCGAGGTTGTCGATTTGCGCCTTGATCTCCGCCGAAGCCGGTTCGGCACGGATCGTAAGAATGCCGTCCTGTACGTTGAAGGGATTCAGTCCCAGATTCTTGTAGGACGGGTCGACATAGAGTTGCTTCTCCCCGTTGCCAGGTAGCGTCCGCGTTCCCCAGTATCCGTAAGGTCTCCAGAAGCCGTCGGACTGGCCAAGAAGATCGATCTCATCGAAATCGTCGCTGAAGACCATCTTGTACTTTGAAAGGTCCAGTGTCTCCGTCATCGGCGCCGTCCTGCGTGCTTTCAGCGTCGCATATCCGCACAGCCCATTCCGCGCGGATGGTGGACGTCTGCTTGACTCGGGCAGGCATCCAGCACGGTCAGAATCGATAGTGGTAATTAACGACCGCTTTAACAGGCCGGCAACGCCTGTGATGATCCTGTGACAATACCCAATTTGGGCGGATTAAGCCCTTAGGTCGCGCGATTGTCGCTTGGACGCGCGGCCTTTGTCCCCGTTCTGCCCGCACAGGCTATCCGGCGGCCAAGCGATACAACTCATCGGGGCAAGGCCAACTGAATCCGGGGGAATCAGGACAGTCCGTGGGCTTTGGATGTGGCCGAAAATGGTGCGCTCGTCAGGCCGCGCCGTGTGCAGGGTCAAGCAGCGCGATCAGGCGCTCCGCCTCCGCCGGAAGTGGTCGGCTTGCCGGCACCGACAACAGGTACCGCTCAAGCCGCGCACCATGGGCGATGGTGGCCAGCATGCATTCGAGCCGGCGGAGGGTGATGTCGTCACAGCTTTCGAGTGCTGCGCGACAACTCCGCAGAGCGCGCGCTTTCCGCCCGTCTGCACTCCGGTCCCGCATCAGCCGCCCTCCGTCTGTTGTCGGGTCGACCTTAGCCGGCCTTGTTTAAAGCCGCTTTCATCCGCGATCGGGTTTGCGGAGCCCGGCTGGAGGGGGCGGGCCGAACGCAAACGCCAGTTTAATTTCCGCAGCATAGGGTCAGGCTGGTTTCCAAATGGAGAC encodes the following:
- a CDS encoding response regulator — protein: MEELSSMPESLAGLKILLVEDEFINAIFVADILSSAGCDVIGPAKNVEEAIRLADDQPLDGAILDVNLAGEAVYPVADKLVARNVPVMLTTGYESGMLPERLRDCRRLQKPFGEQELLTELRHLVITGKPAQPGG
- a CDS encoding HU family DNA-binding protein, translating into MKEPPQRAQGSQSMNKNDLVAAVADTTGLSKSDATKAVDAVFDGIAAALKKGDDVRLLGFGTFAVAERAARQGKNPRTGETIEIAASKQPKFTAGKGLKDAVNG
- a CDS encoding family 16 glycosylhydrolase translates to MTETLDLSKYKMVFSDDFDEIDLLGQSDGFWRPYGYWGTRTLPGNGEKQLYVDPSYKNLGLNPFNVQDGILTIRAEPASAEIKAQIDNLDYTSGMISSERGFSMQYGYFEIRAQMPAGKGLWPAFWMLTLDGQWPPELDVVEVLGKEPDKLYGTSHYKDESGSHKKVYAVAVKGMFDSSGGFHTYGIDWQENKVVWYYDGIKVGETANKITNQPAYLVANLAVGGYWPGNPDGSTPFPADMKIDYIRAYQKTPDHQLVGIPTGWATIGIEDFTVLTRTSPVTSYAWRYTMKPEETNAVMSGDGSRFLTGNDKNNFLGGSRSSYNELDGGRGDDTLQGGRGTDIFVIRNGRGNDVILDFSNTVNNTDKIRLDGFHFCHADDVLVWARQMGSDVLLRLDEDQALLLKNLSLNALTPDVFIFTNPVAVPTNAPVLSGPAPTKPSMPGPLLAHPKSDVLEYRIREGGSLWKSYEEAVAESTPRTSKAGQVERYADAAPLPGVTDQPQSSTGQHRSVSAFPMLDEVVTGMRDDILPASDLFAPVLDISNTVALQPVIIGVPDWSHSTIFDRMLLH